From a region of the bacterium genome:
- a CDS encoding D-2-hydroxyacid dehydrogenase, whose protein sequence is MTAKKDEPLNIVVALSHDADPYSALRDALAATDIPADRYQLARSLGKKDFEDKIGDVDVAIVWHFAPELLRKAKRLKWVHFAMAGVDDALHPALVESPVLVTSSVSVHAQPVAEHAFAMILAFARGLVIASANQHERRWARREVVYSIHELHDMTLGVVGLGHIGRAVAGLGKAFGMHVLGVSRHGAPVENVDEVYPPDGLAKLLTRADFVVLCVPLTAETRGIIGVDEFRLMKETAYLINVGRGPLVREDMLLEALRHRWIAGAGLDVFEKEPLLPDHPLYNLDNVIISPHVAGVTPHYWERMAKLFVDNFQKFLAGEEPPTKVDKERGY, encoded by the coding sequence ATGACCGCCAAGAAGGACGAGCCGCTCAACATCGTCGTCGCGCTCTCGCACGACGCCGACCCCTACAGCGCGCTGCGCGACGCCCTCGCCGCCACCGACATCCCGGCCGACAGATACCAGCTGGCGCGTTCGCTGGGCAAGAAAGATTTCGAGGACAAGATCGGCGACGTCGACGTCGCGATCGTGTGGCACTTCGCGCCCGAGCTGTTACGCAAGGCCAAGCGGCTCAAATGGGTTCACTTCGCGATGGCGGGCGTGGACGACGCGCTCCACCCGGCGCTGGTGGAGAGCCCGGTTTTGGTGACGTCGTCGGTAAGCGTCCACGCCCAACCGGTGGCGGAACACGCCTTCGCGATGATACTCGCCTTCGCCCGGGGCTTGGTTATCGCTTCGGCCAACCAGCACGAGCGGCGCTGGGCGCGGCGGGAAGTCGTCTACAGCATACACGAGTTGCACGACATGACGCTGGGCGTCGTCGGCCTGGGGCACATAGGGCGCGCCGTCGCGGGCCTGGGCAAGGCCTTCGGCATGCACGTCCTCGGCGTAAGCCGGCACGGCGCCCCCGTCGAGAACGTCGACGAGGTCTACCCGCCCGACGGCCTCGCCAAGCTCCTCACCCGCGCCGACTTCGTCGTGCTGTGCGTGCCCCTCACCGCCGAGACGCGGGGCATAATAGGCGTCGACGAGTTCCGCCTGATGAAAGAGACGGCGTACCTCATCAACGTGGGGCGCGGGCCGCTGGTGCGGGAGGATATGCTGCTCGAGGCGCTGCGTCACCGGTGGATCGCCGGCGCCGGCCTGGACGTCTTCGAGAAAGAGCCGCTCCTCCCCGACCACCCGCTCTACAACCTGGACAACGTCATCATCTCGCCCCACGTCGCCGGCGTAACGCCCCACTACTGGGAACGGATGGCGAAGCTCTTCGTCGACAACTTCCAAAAGTTCCTGGCCGGCGAAGAGCCGCCCACCAAAGTAGACAAGGAGCGGGGGTACTGA